The Panicum virgatum strain AP13 chromosome 5K, P.virgatum_v5, whole genome shotgun sequence genome has a window encoding:
- the LOC120710353 gene encoding calreticulin-3-like, with the protein MGPRRRRGGLRGCLLVLSSLLLLASGEVFFEERFEDGWESRWVESDWKRSEGKAGRFKHTAGRYSGDPDDKGIQTTMDARHFAISAKFPQFSNKNRTLVVQYSIKFEQDIECGGGYIKLMSGYVNQKKFSGDTPYSLMFGPDICGTDTKKLHLILSYQGQNYPIKKDLECETDKLTHMYTFILRPDASYSLLVDNRERESGSMYTDWDILPPRKIKGVNAKRPKDWDDREYIDDPDDVKPEGYDSIPKQIPDPKDKKPDTWDDDDDGIWKPRMISNPAYKGPWKRKRIKNPNYKGKWKTPWIDNPEFEDDPDLYVLKPLKYVGIEVWQVKAGSVFDNILICDDPEYARKVVEETVGANREAEKEAFEEAEKERKAREDREAQQGKDEGARRRRDKKDRYKRRYRDHWDDYHDEL; encoded by the exons AtgggtcctcgccgccgccgcggcggcctgcgcggctgCCTCCTCGTCCTCTCGTCGCTGCTCCTCCTCGCGTCCGGCGAGGTCTTCTTCGAGGAGCGCTTCGAAG ATGGCTGGGAGTCCCGGTGGGTGGAATCTGATTGGAAAAGGAGTGAAGGGAAAGCCGGAAGGTTCAAGCACACAGCGGGAAGATACTCTGGAGATCCTGACGACAAAG GAATACAAACAACAATGGATGCTAGGCATTTTGCTATCTCAGCCAAGTTCCCACAATTCAGTAACAAGAACAGGACACTGGTGGTCCAGTACTCCATTAAGTTTGAGCAGGATATCGAGTGTGGTGGTGGATACATTAAGCTTATGTCCGGTTATGTCAACCAGAAAAAATTTAGTGGGGACACTCCATACAG CTTGATGTTTGGGCCAGATATATGTGGTACTGATACAAAGAAGCTGCATCTTATACTTTCTTACCAAGGGCAGAATTATCCAATCAAGAAAGATCTAGAATGTGAGACGGACAAGTTAACACATATGTATACTTTCATTCTTAGGCCTGACGCATCTTATAGCCTACTTGTCGATAACCGTGAAAGAGAATCTGGGAGCATGTACACTGACTGGGACATCCTCCCTCCTCGTAAAATCAAGGGTGTTAATGCCAAAAGG CCTAAGGATTGGGATGACAGAGAATATATTGATGATCCTGATGATGTTAAGCCAGAG GGCTATGATTCTATCCCAAAACAGATTCCTGATCCGAAGGACAAAAAG CCTGACACATgggatgacgatgatgatggcATATGGAAGCCCAGAATGATATCAAATCCAGCATACAAGGGACCATGGAAACGCAAG AGAATTAAGAATCCTAACTACAAGGGTAAATGGAAGACCCCATGGATTGATAATCCAG AGTTTGAGGATGATCCAGATCTGTATGTGCTGAAACCTTTGAAGTATGTTGGAATTGAAGTTTGGCAG GTAAAAGCTGGTTCAGTTTTTGACAACATTCTGATTTGTGATGACCCTGAGTATGCAAGAAAGGTTGTTGAGGAAACTGTGGGTGCGAATAGGGAG GCTGAAAAGGAGGCTTTTGAAGAAGCTGAAAAGGAGAGGAAAGCTAGAGAAGATAGG GAAGCTCAACAAGGAAAGGATGAAGGGGCTCGGCGCCGAAGAGACAAGAAGGACAGATACAAAAGA CGTTACAGGGATCACTGGGATGACTACCAT GATGAGCTGTGA
- the LOC120710354 gene encoding RHOMBOID-like protein 13: MGKPLIYEILEKPASSSVIGICSLIWWFIQKRGIGYGDVGLSYEAAVDGGQYWRIITSAFSHISVVHLVFNMSALWSLGVVEQLVQIGLGVEYYLHYTLVLVVLSGLLVLGFYHMMIQRFKVEYFRRVTAVGYSCVVFGWMTILAAKQPSSKLNIFGVLSLPISFAPFESLIFTSIMVPQASFIGHLSGIIVGYSIAWGLIHGMNNYWAITMLGWIALVFVLSLKRTGSMELSFIEIEPVTDPSLPSVGVVATRNGRTLQMDVLPERRVADIV; the protein is encoded by the coding sequence ATGGGGAAGCCGCTGATCTACGAGATATTGGAGAAGCCGGCGAGCAGCAGCGTCATCGGCATCTGCTCCCTGATCTGGTGGTTCATCCAGAAGCGGGGCATCGGGTACGGGGACGTCGGGCTGAGCTACGAGGCCGCCGTGGACGGCGGGCAGTACTGGCGGATCATCACCTCCGCCTTCTCCCACATCAGCGTCGTGCACCTGGTGTTCAACATGAGCGCGCTCTGGAGCCTCGGCGTCGTCGAGCAGCTGGTCCAGATCGGGCTCGGCGTCGAGTACTACCTGCACTACACGCTCGTGCTCGTCGTGCTGTCCGGGCTGCTGGTCCTCGGCTTCTACCACATGATGATTCAGAGGTTCAAGGTGGAGTACTTCAGGAGGGTGACTGCTGTTGGGTACTCCTGCGTTGTGTTTGGCTGGATGACAATTCTGGCTGCCAAGCAGCCGTCATCGAAGCTGAACATCTTCGGGGTTCTGTCGCTGCCGATCAGCTTTGCGCCATTCGAGTCGCTGATATTCACATCAATCATGGTACCGCAGGCTAGCTTCATTGGCCACTTGTCGGGGATCATTGTCGGGTACTCAATTGCCTGGGGTCTGATTCATGGGATGAATAACTACTGGGCAATCACCATGCTCGGCTGGATTGCGCTTGTATTTGTCTTGAGCTTGAAGCGTACAGGTTCTATGGAGTTGAGTTTTATTGAGATCGAACCAGTGACAGACCCGTCACTGCCTTCTGTTGGTGTGGTTGCCACCAGAAATGGTAGAACTTTGCAGATGGATGTGCTGCCTGAAAGAAGAGTTGCCGACATTGTATAA